The region TCAGCTGCAGTAGCCACCTGCATCTAGGGGACAACAAACATGATGACTTCGGACGACCAAGTGCCACCATAAAGgtcttctcctctgctgcctgccacTTGCTGCAGGGACAGGATACTGTCTCCCTTCATGACATCCACAGCCAGCCACCTGGTACAGCTACAGGGATCAGCCGTGGGTTTGGGACTCTGCCCCCTCCAGCTACTCCCGCCACCCTGCCAAGCATGGCAGAGACAACCAATGCCCACCTGGTAAAGCGGACTTCACAGATATTGCACATATACGGCTTCTCTCCTGTATGGGTCCTCATGTGCCGAGGCAGCTTTCCGGCCCCCATGATGACTTTGTTACAAATGGGACACTGCTGGGATGCCTTGGGCTTtatcttcctctcttcctccaggGGCCATGGAGGAAAAACTCCTCCAAACTGGGTTGCACTTAGGAAATTGAGATAAGCACTATAGTCAGTCTCTGCCTTAATATGCCCTAAGGGAGCTGCTGGGCTGTTGGTAAACATGTCCTTGAAGAAGTCATTAGGGAAAGGAGGTGGAGGCAggtcttccttctcctcctcttccttgaTCTTCCTCTTTTTGATCACCAGATCCAAAGGGCCATTGTCTACCTGTGGCTCTTCGAGCTGGGAAAAGGAGCTAAAATCGCCATTCCATAGGTGGGGGAAGAAGTTAGGGGTGAAAGGAGAGAGAGCTGGCCTCCTTTCTGGGATGTTTGCCTTAGGGTACAAGTTCTCCCTTAGCAAGGACTCAATGGAGAAGTCTCGTATCACACCTAAGTGTCCAGATGAGTTATTGGCTGGATAGTGATTTGGAAAGTCTTTAGGTGCTTCTGTATATGTTTCTTCAGTAAGATCAGACTTAGAAGGGCTTTGGTGACAGCTTACTTCTTGGACATCAGTTAGGTTCTCCTGATTGACAAAATCctccacttcctcctcctcctcctcctcctcttcctcctcatcttcatcttcatcttcatcatcatcttcgTCCTCTTTGTCATCgtcctcttctgcctctctgtCAGGCTCCATGATTTCAAGGCATACGTTGATAATGCACTGAATCTCCAGCATCTTGGCAGCGCTGAGAATGTGCTTGACATTTGAGGTGGTGATGGTGAGGGTTGAGGTGTAAGCAAACTCGAGGATGGCAGAAAGTGCTTCAGGTTTGACAAAGTCAATCTCGTAAACATAGGGCTGGTCTGTTAAAGTGCCGGTAGTGAATAgttttttgaagtatttgctgcaggcagcaaggaCAGACCGATGAGTCCGGTACTCCTGGTCCTGTACAATGAGGATGACATCGCAGAGGAGACCATCATGTCGCTGCTCATTTAAACCACATAAGACTTCACTGCTGTGGTTCGGGAATGGGATCCCGATAAGATCTTCAATGCCATTGGCCATATTCTCATTTAGTGCCCTAGGACAAAACACAGACAGTAGAGCATTAGCAGGGGAGTCCCCAATCAGTAATATCAAAACGACCCTGCCTTCTCCCGCAGTATTCTCTCCACTGCACCACTTCCACCTCCATAATCACTCTCGGTTTCCACTCCCAATGTGTTATATCTCTGTGTCACCTTTACCTCCTCCCACATCCTCTGTGATTTAACCTCTACTTTCCTGCACGTCCCTTCAGGTCTCCTTCTTtgtctccttcctcttctcctctatTCTCAGCCTGTCCCTTGTCAGTACCACCACACGCTCTCTCATCTCTTTTATATCCTGCCCCCACGAATCTTGTGCTATAATTTCCTCCCCATGATGCCTCTTCCACATCCTCCCAGAGCCAACACCATGTAGGCACATGTAGAATTTGCCGTGTTGGGACCTATCTGAGGAAAGGGCGATATTGCATTGCTTCACATTGTCTAGCACCAGCACTTATATCACTTAAACAAGGCTAGCCAGGGAGTGTCCTTTTTGGTACACAATTGTTTTAGTGACTGGTACAACTGGACTTCCCAACCTAGGTGGGACATAGCTGTTTGCTGTAGCAGGGGAGTGGTCCTTATGGGCCAGTAGGTCTCCAGTTCTGTGTCCCCTGATCAACTCATGCCTGGTAGCTACCCCATGTGGACGTTTGCACGAGGATGTCTTGCTGAGGGATCTGGGAATGGGCAAGGTCAATTGGGTAGacaaacagagagaaacaacCAAGCACTCAACCCCTGAGCAAAGGCCTATTCAGAGGCAGATGGGTGCATGTTAACTCCACCAACAAGCTGAGCTTGGTCTGGTCCTGATTCTGTTCAGACATGTTAGCGTGTTATCTAATGCCCCACGTGCCTGGCAGAAATCTTCCCCTGCCAGAGCAGTTCCTGCTGCAAAGTGGaattcagaagcaaaaagcCCACACCCAAAaggaaaatcttatttttgtcattttttaatctgtaagATGTTTCCTCTTTCAAACAGCTCCAACAGCTCTTCCACATGAGAAATCCCAGGAAAGGAGAGTGACTTCCTCCAGCAGGCTAGGAATACATTAGTCCTGTCACATGCAGAATATATCAAACAGCCTGAATAACTCTGACTATATGAACCCTTTGGAAGCCCCCAGGACACAGAGAACACATTAATGCCATTTCACCTGCAAGAGCCCTGGCTCAGAGCTCCACTGCAGGTAGCAGCTAGTTCACAGCTGAACAGTAATTCTccaaaaaaagccatttctgtcTAAGTAAAACTTCATTTCTACCCCTAGCCCTTTCTCAGGGCTGAACGCTGTCATGCGCCAGCATGTGCAGCTTCCTACCCCACCCTATCTCTGCATCTGTCCTGGGATCCATCCCCTGGCTGGGGAGCTGCCGGACACCGGGCTCTCCAGCCAGAGTTCCCGTGAGAAGGGGAATGTGGTtgccttctcctgcctctgcaggGTCAATAAGCAGCCAAGACCTTGCAGTTATCTCCTCTGCACCTAATCAGCACTGCTAAGCAGTTACTGCGTGGGAGCAGGCAGGCGAAAGCCTTGGGAAAATGGTGCAATGGGAGAAAGGCACAAAGCAGCTGTTCGAGGGGCAGCACCAGGCTGGGGTGGCTGCTCAGTGCCGAGGCCCAAATCTCAGTGAACATATCCTCCGGGCTCACTCGGAGGGTAAGGAAAAGGTCCCATGGGATAAGTATCAGACAGGTGAGTGCAACACTGTGGCCAGGGTGCTGAGCACTCCTCTCTGCTGTTCTTCTCCTAGGGAGATGTTGCTGCCATCAGGGCGTCACACGAACCCCCATTCCAGCTTGTGACGCTTTGGGACAGCCCAAAGAATTAAGGATTTATGGCACATGCCAGGGCTAATGATGACTCCCATCACACCTGCTCCATGTCCAGAGAAGCTGAGGGGTGATGGGGGGGAAGGACCCTGCAGCATGTTTTGACAGGACAAAACCCAGGTGAGGTGTCCTCTGCtttctggagctgctgcagctaaTCCCAGAGGGCACAACCCAGTCCGACCTTCTGTGTCCCACTAGCTCACACCTTTCCGTGCAGCTTCTCTCTGAGATACCAGAAAGCTTTTGATAGCGCTTGGCCAACCTCCAACTGAAGACCACAAGTGCGGGTTGGTGTGTAGAGACAGAGTGAGgctgtttgtgcttctgagTGAGGGTACTTGCGATACCGTTCCCGACTAGCCAgcccaaaagagaaaatgctgctAACGGCCCTCGGAGTCCTTCTTTTAGCTCCAGTCACTGAGTCCTGCGTTTCCAGCTCAGGAACAAAGATCCCAGCCCTGCATCCCCTGGTGTGCACATTATCTGCAAAGTAATTACGCCTGTTGTCTGAAACAAATTGATTCATTACAGTGTGCTGTGCTTAACCATGTTAACTAGCTACGCTTTTCTAACTACCCAACGGGCTCcacagaaaattttcctttaatatcGCTGATAAATGACAGTAAATCCGACGTGTTATCCAAGTTGAGTGGAAGATAATAAACTGGTCCCTAAGCAGGGGAGGAAGAGACAACTTCCTTTTTCGGGCTTTGTATCCTAATGATAAGTATGCGCAATTACATTCCTattgctgcatttattttttacacttttataatttttgttttgaaagaacaTTAACATTCAAGAAACATTATATTCATAGGAATTTTGACCTATTCTCGCCAGATCAGCATAAGTGCGGAagatcagaaaagcagaatatcaGATTGCTCTGAATTCCTCAGGTCTCATTACAGAGGGTTTCATTATTTCTCCTGGACACTCAGCTCAGGTCTCCCTGATTTGTGGATCATTCATTCAGCAGCcgcaagagagaaagaaaaacggAATTAGAGGAGAGGGGGGTATGTGATTATAAACCCCCCAATTTAGCAGGAAACGGAAAGGACAGCTGTTGTGCCTGAAATGATGTACAGCTCCCTTCTGTGGAAATggactcattttcttttatcttcccACTCTGGCTCTCCCGAGATGTGCTTCTGTTAACCGAAGCACTTAGGGAAGCTGATAACTTTACAGGATGGTGGCAAAATTGAAGGTGATTCATGCAATTTAAatgtggagggggggggaagagagggagaaacaaCCGAGGCGATCCATTTGCATAGGTTTGCAGAAagggcacttttttttttcactcgCAGGGCGCTTTGACAGCTCCAAAGCTGCCGCACAGGGCATCAAGCCTGAGAAACGACCTCACGATTCCCATGCCCCGGGGAGGCCGGCGAGGGACGGCCACGGGCTGCAAGCGTGCTGAGGCTGGCGTTTCCCTTCCTCcacctcccctcctctccctcctcccgcgcggcgcccccgccTCCACCGCCGACCTCAGGGTGGGGTCCGCAAGAATAACCGGCCCGAAAATAGCACCCGCAACCTCAGCCCCTCTGCCAGATGCCGAAGGTCACCCCCAcgaagaaagaaagcagagcgcGCGCGCAGATGTGAGCGCGGCAGAACCGCCCGCGCCGAGTCCAACGCAAATTCCCCCCTTTGTAATCGAAAATGACAGCACTGTTAAAACAAACCGGGGGGAGAAAGGGTGGAGGGCACCTAAAATAGCCACCTTCCGACTCGGCTGCAAGCGGCATCTCGAAACGCCGCTTTGAGGAGAGCGCTTACCGCCTCGCGTCGGAAGAGGCGCTTCGAAAGGACGGGCTCTGCGAGAAGGAGGTGCCGAGACCACGGAGCGCGCGGCATCGCCGCGGCGTCTCCGAGCTGGGACTTCGGAGGAAGCCCGGGCAGGGGCCGGCTGAGCCACCGCCAAAACAGCTGCCCGCTAGCCCCAAATCACCTCCTACCGCCTCCGCCCGGagctattttgaaagcaaagccCCACATTTATCACCCTGCGACGCCCCCAGCCTCGACGATGCAACGCACATCCCAGATACGGCCGGCTCCCGCGCCCCGGTAGCACCGGCAACCCCGGCAGCACGTTGCCCAGCCCACGGCAGCACGCCAGAGCCTATAGATACTGCAACTAATGTTGCCTATATCCATGTTACGAGTGGAAGGAGAAGACTGCCACAGCTGTAATGTTCACCAGCTCCTCTGGCTCCCAGAGGAGCCAGAGTAAGATGAGCCAGCCCGAGAGGTGAGGCAGGGCCCTGCACGTTGCCACCAAGGCGGCATCAAAGGTGGGACCAGGAGACCCGTGACCTGTCTTCTTCCAGGCCAGATGTCTCCAGCTGAAGGACGAAGGCCCATTACGGAGGAGTAAATCCGCCGCTGTTGAACAAGGCCGCCTTGCACCGCTGCTCTTCGTCACCCccgcctttgaatgggagcagagGGGTCCAGGCAGCGTCCGCCGGTGGAGGGAGAGATGCAGCCGCTCCGGCAGAAGGATGCCGTGACCTGCAGCACCACTCGCCATTTCCCAACACGGGTCGCCTATCCCTAATGCTGTTCCTGTAAATATGCAGTGCTTAAAGCCGCTCACGCCCCGACTCTTCGCTGGGAGCTGGTGATTTTGGGCTTTAATTGCACGCTGGCGTGCAGTTCCTCATTATAACACCCAGGATTTTATTTGCACGGGGATTCTCCCAGCATTTCCTCCTAAATGCACATTGCGAAGCCTCCACTTTGCTCTAGCTTTCCCCTGGGCTGCAGAGGCGCTTGCTTCTAACCGCATTTCTTCTCACGAGCGCCGTGGGCGTGTGCCCGGCGCTCCTCGGGAGCGCCTCTTCCCGCCGagagccgggccgcggcgcccaaAGCGGGAGCCACGAACGCGGCCACGCGGGGCAGCGAGAGGCtgcggccccccgcgccgccgctcatTCTGCATGCAGCGCGGCGGGGAAAAGAGCCTAAGGCTGTGGCTGATCGCTGTCTGCCACCGAGTGTCAAAATGACATTTCCAGGCAACGCAAACGGTGCCTgtgcttcctcccttcccccagccgTCTCGGGCAGGGGCATGAAACCCTTCCCGGGCGCAAGGTCCCTTCTCCGAGCAAGCTGCCGCGGGGGGGCTTTAGGCTGGTCCAGGTTTCTCCTAGACCTCTTCTGCCCACGAGACCCAGTCTGGCAGCGCAGAGCCAGGAGAGGGGAGTCCGCAGGAGGTCTCAACAGCTTCACCCATGGCAATTTGTTTTACgctgccagctcctgccctgCCCGGGGCATCTGCCCCCACCCGCGGGGACAGGCTTTGGCTCCTCTTTCCCAACCTCTGCTCCAGCCTCCAGCGGGGAGGCAGCAGCCCGGGTGGGCTGCCCGCTCCCCCTCTGCACCGCCACCCGGAGCTGCCTGCTGCACCAGCCAGCCCGTAAAGGCAcgtttttttggttttttttttttcttcctcaggttTATTTGTGCCTCCTAGTAATGAGGCAATTAAGATGTGCACGTGAGATTACCCTAATCTGTCAAAGTGTAACAGCTCCGGAACCAGGGGATTCACTGACCAGGGATTCCCAACTCCTGCTCCTTCTGCATATTACTAGCCGTGCCCCGGTCCGAACCGGGACGCTGCGGCTCGGctcccggctccgccgccggctGCGCGGCGCCCTCGAGCGAGCCTCGCGCTTTCTCCTTGCCATCTGAAAAACACGGCTTGCGTCGTGCCCCTCGCGATAGGTGTATTGCTTATGGGGCAGCGCTAAAGGCAATAAagctcatcctcctcctcctcggagGCACAAGTGCGACGAACGCCCGTGTCATGTTTGCCCAAGGAAGGGCAGGGGACGCACGTGGCCCCCCGTGGAGCCACCCATGTTTCCATCCGACACCGATCTAGAGCTGAACTGGCCCCAGTTACCTTGCCCCACTGCCTGACTCTGATTTTTTGCGGATCTGGGGATCCGCAGAAGCCCATTTGAAAAGGTAGGCGGAGGGattcttcctccttttattaaaaggaaaaaaaaaagcagaattaaaaagcaaaaaggcaaatatttccTTAAGCGCACCTCCCCTCCGAACATCTTGTCTTCTGAGGAACATGTTATTAAACCACCCACCCTAGTACCTAGTGTTTCTCCCCTCCGGCGGGAAGGTGGGGCAGCGAGCGCTCCTCGCCCTTCAACCGCTTCCCTGAGCTACGGCCCAGCAGACGAGGAAAATGCAGTGACACAAACCACTGCCTCCCTtgcaagaaaataatcttttccttttctcttttttttttttttaaggagctgATCGACTGCAGACCCAAGGATGCAGTGGGAGGGGACCAACCTGCTAGCAAGAGCATCAGAGTTTTATTAATGGGCTGGGCACTCTCCGGAGGCTCTTAATGCCGAGACCAGCCTTCCCCTTGGGATCGGTCAGGCTTAGGGAGCCAGAGATTGAAGCAGGAAAGGTGGGGGTGTTTGTTTGCTAAGTGGTACGTAGCAAGCTCATCCACCCAATGACTgaggccaattaaaaaaaaaaaacataaagagaaacagaattcCCACATTTTGCTTAGATCCGGACAAGGTAGGCATAGGGAGCTGTTTCCAAAATGATGCATGGGCAAGGAAGGATGCCAAGAAGGTCATGTTAACCACATCTATCATCCGTCTGGAAGCCTGAGCCCATGTGAACgatatatatttacaaatactatacaaaactgtctttttttggTCTGACACTATCAGCTTCCAATAAGCAGGCCATCAGAAGGACACGTTCACCTCAAGTCTCACCATGGAACCCAAAATCAAAGGTGGAAAGCCACCTTCAGAGTGGGGTGGACAACTGCTCCACCTTGTCCGATAATCCCCGGTGTTCAGTGGAACAGGAAATTCCCCTTTTCAGTTGGAAAGGTGACACAGAGAGGCAGATTCTGACTGTCCATCTCGAAAGCCAGGCTGGGCACCAGCACAGAGTCTCCCTCCTCTACTGCCAGCTGACCCCACGTGCATGTGGTGGTTCTACACTTTGCGTCTCCCACCCACACAATGACACGCATCACTTTTTTCCTGCTAGTGATGGCAACTCCTTCCAGTTTCCAAAATTCACACAAAAATTTTGCGGGCCAAGTGGACCTGAGGCACGTCAACATTGGAGCTCTGCTACATATTTTGCTAGCACAGCATCACCTCAGAAGCACCGTGAGGACTATTTAAGAAGACAAGTAGCACTTACACACGCTGCTCATTCACTCAGCGAGGTGCGGAAACGCAGGGCTCTGCCGGGCCCTTTGCGAATCCATCTCCTGGCATCTTTAAAGGCTAGTTACAAAGTGCAGCAAAAATTACGCATCTCTGAACAAATCTGTCCCTGTAGGTTAGCTCAAGCTGCAGAGAGCCTGCAAATTAGGAACCAAATCTGCCCCCACAAGAGGACCTGGTCTGGCTTGCAGGGCGCTGAATGCTCTCAGATCCTGTGGGCTGGAATGGGAATTTGCCACTGCTCTGGAAGTGCCGGGACCCAAGCCCTATCCCATGGCTTATTTAAGTAAGGGCCATGCACTTCTAACAGGCTAGcagatttctctttatttttattggcaTCGATCCTTCTATTGGCTTTTTGCTCCAGTCAACTCCTCCATCGCTATGTGATGATTAGCAGGTCGAGCTCCCAAAAGTCTTTTGCATCTCCCCTCTCATCACGTTGGCAGCCAAGAGGCTGCCTCGGCATCCCCATCGATCTCCACCAAGGTCCCGCACCCCAGCCCAGCTCTAGCGGGGGTTTGTAACATCACGGTAACCTGCCACTCAGCAGCTCTACGTGCTGCAAGATTAACCTAGAGATCCATCACACCACCGGCACCAAGCCCCGGGGCTCTCTGAATCCCCTGAACTCACCTCTTGGCCTCAGATAAATGCAAACAGGAGCTCTGGCAAGGGAAGAGCCCAGCCCTAAACCTCCTGCAATTGAAGGGACATGTTTTCACTTTGgttccttttttctgtcttctttaaaTTACCCAGTACACTTCCTAATTTCAGAGTTTATGCATATTTCCCACGTCAGTAGTTCCAGGTCACTGCTGCGTAGCAGTTGCACGTGGTCCGAAGGCCGCGTTCAGAGGCACATCTGATGTGCTGAGCAGGTTTTGGCAAGGGGGGAGCCCAGTGATAAATGATCCTGACCTGGCAAATCAACATAAACAACCAGTGGAGCTACATCGAAGGCACAGCCCAGCTCCAGATGGTGTTTCTGGGGCTGCATCTCCTCGCAAGGCAGGGACAAATTAATTAACCACAGGCAGGTACAGCAGGAAGGGGCTTTAAGGGGTGGCCATGTTCAATCACAGCTTTTCGCTTTGACCGCACAGTCGGTCCCTCTAGCCTCATGCCCCCCACGCATGAGTCGAGTCAAGCCAAGCCAAGCAGCTCACTGGAGGTGACAAGTTGGGTGAACTCgtgtggggagaaaaaaagtgaaaggacAAGCGGGATCAATCCTGAATGGTGCTGTGGAATCACTGCTCCACGGGAAGTGTGCTCAGCACCAGAGCCAGGACCACCATCCTCTTGGAGCAAGGCAGTAGGTCCAGAGCAGGTGCCTAGCAGAAATGCTCGATGGTACCTGTCTACAAGAAGTTTTGTGCTAGCCTTGATGCTCTCCTGGCCCGAGTCTGGTGTTCTGGGCACCTTGAAATGGAGCGTTAGTGACGCGGGAAATTACCCGGCTGCCTGAGTATTTCCACTTCCTGTGCTGATTGTGTGCATACTGACATACACccacatatataaatatacatacacatcaTATGCCTGTGTTTGTGGGTGTATATAAATCCTGCAGGAGGGGGAACATGTCTAAAGTAATGCGACCGAGTTTCCATTTAAGCTTTACAACCATTCCACTTTTATGGAAACTCACTCATACTTCAAGTGACGCATGCTCCCTCCCACGCAGTGttctgcaatgaaaaaaaaaaaaggaagaaagaaagaaagaaaaagaaagaaagaaaaagaaagaaagaaagtgagagGAAAATCCCCAGGCATTTCACCAGAGATGCACTTGCACTAGAACTACTGACCTGCCTGACGATCAGCCCTGTCACTGCCACCTGCTCCCTTGGGTTCCTCCAGCATCTCCAGCAAGGCCTGGGTGAGGGTCCATGAGGTACACGGAGGTATGGGAGGCATTTCTGCACGCGTGTTTGCTCCACACTCACTCCCAGTCCCTCTACCCAACGGCGGCAGCAAGGACTCAGCCCTGCTGACCGCACTAGGGACCACTGTCCCCAAATGCCTCCCTCACCCTGGCCACCAGCTGCCCAGCTTCCGCCACCTCTTTGGTTATCCCCCACATGGGACACAAGGTCGCATCCGTAACCCTCGGAGCCCTTCAGTGATGGGTATCCCCTTCCA is a window of Rhea pennata isolate bPtePen1 chromosome Z, bPtePen1.pri, whole genome shotgun sequence DNA encoding:
- the ZBTB7C gene encoding zinc finger and BTB domain-containing protein 7C; translated protein: MANGIEDLIGIPFPNHSSEVLCGLNEQRHDGLLCDVILIVQDQEYRTHRSVLAACSKYFKKLFTTGTLTDQPYVYEIDFVKPEALSAILEFAYTSTLTITTSNVKHILSAAKMLEIQCIINVCLEIMEPDREAEEDDDKEDEDDDEDEDEDEEEEEEEEEEEVEDFVNQENLTDVQEVSCHQSPSKSDLTEETYTEAPKDFPNHYPANNSSGHLGVIRDFSIESLLRENLYPKANIPERRPALSPFTPNFFPHLWNGDFSSFSQLEEPQVDNGPLDLVIKKRKIKEEEEKEDLPPPPFPNDFFKDMFTNSPAAPLGHIKAETDYSAYLNFLSATQFGGVFPPWPLEEERKIKPKASQQCPICNKVIMGAGKLPRHMRTHTGEKPYMCNICEVRFTRQDKLKIHMRKHTGERPYLCIHCNAKFVHNYDLKNHMRIHTGVRPYQCEFCYKSFTRSDHLHRHIKRQSCRIARPRRGRKPAAWRAAGLLFAPGGAPGEKGFAVPPALQEMGGHLGGGPVCLPGPSPEHFLGGTKDAFSLQELESRFEETQLKLLRRAQLDMERNAGIFAFALGRNDNLSAQPFFPLPDPWSAGFSGLAGLAHVAPISEADN